The genomic stretch CAATGAAGACGATCTTGACTGCTGCTGTGACGGCTGCTGCTGGTTTTGCACTGGTTGGCGAGGCTGCCGCGACTGAATGGAATGTATCGGTTTGGGGCAAGCGTCGCGCCTTTACCGAACATGTTGAAAAACTGGCCGAACTGGTCAGCGACAAAACCAACGGTGAATTCACCCTGAACATCAGCTATGGTGGCCTGTCCAAGAACAAAGAGAACCTTGACGGGATCTCCATCGGTGCCTTTGAAATGGCGCAGTTCTGTGCTGGCTATCACCGTGACAAAAACCCTTCGATCACCGTGCTTGAACTGCCGTTCCTGGGTGTGAATACCCTGGAAGAAGAGGTTGCCGTCAGCCATGCTGTCTATGGCCATGAAGCGGCACAAAAGGACCTGGCGCGCTGGAATGCCAAACTGCTGATGACCAGCCCCATGCCACAGTACAATATTGTCGGCACCGGTGAGCCCCGCGATGCGGTTGCAGAATTCAAAGACATGCGTGTGCGCGCCACTGGCGGCATCGGCAAAGCCTTCTCGGCGGTTGGTGCGGTGCCAACCTCGGTCACCGCGACCGAAGCCTATAACGCAATGGAATCCGGTGTTGTTGACACTGTCGCCTTTGCCCAGCACGCCCATCTGGCCTTTGGCACCATCAACCGCGCCGAGTGGTGGACCGCCAACTTGAACCCTGGCACCGTGAACTGCCCGGTTGTGGTCAACACAGATGCCTATGAGGCGCTGTCCGACGCCGAGCGTACTGCCCTTGATAGCTCGGTTGATGAAGCGATTTCGCATTACCTGGCCAACTATGGCGCACTGCTCGAAAAATGGGATGCCGTGTTGGAAGAAAAAGGCGTGACCAAGGTCATGCTGCCCGAGGCCGAACTGGCCGCATTCCGCGCCACAGCGGCTGATCCGATCCGCGAACAGTGGATCAAGGACATGGAAGCCCAGGGTATTCCTGGCCAGGAACTGTATGATCTGGTGGTGAAAACACTGGAAGACACCCGCGCGGGCAACTAAACCGCGCGCTATCGGGATCGGGGCTGGGAGGGATCTCTCGGCCCCGATTTTTATATTCTGGAACACTCTAACGAAAGGTGGGCCCCATGGCGGGAAACGCCGCGGTGCTGGAAGACGGCAGTCTGATCAGCCGTCTTGACCGCAAATTGCTGAAGCTGGAGCAAGTCTTTGCACTGATCAGCGGCTTGGCTGTCTTTTCACTTATGCTTATGGCCGTTGTTTCGGTTGCCGGGCGCAATACGATGAATGCGCCGCTGCCGGGCTATGTGGATTGGATCGAGCAGGCTATGCCGCTCATCGCCTTTATGGGGATCGCTTATGTGCAACGTGACGGTGGCCATATCCGGATGGATATTGTGATCGGGGCGTTGCGCGGACGGGCGCTTTGGCTGTTTGAACTGATCTCGGTCTTGTTGATCCTGGTG from Phaeobacter sp. G2 encodes the following:
- a CDS encoding TRAP transporter small permease yields the protein MAGNAAVLEDGSLISRLDRKLLKLEQVFALISGLAVFSLMLMAVVSVAGRNTMNAPLPGYVDWIEQAMPLIAFMGIAYVQRDGGHIRMDIVIGALRGRALWLFELISVLLILVLMLALVWGSWSHFSRSFDFAAPLWSRDSSIDIGLPIWPAKLLAPVAFSVLCLRLLLQVWGYGRAMVLGLDTPVAVPLIQDAAEQAAAEAEQLSGHDNDAIGGQG
- a CDS encoding C4-dicarboxylate TRAP transporter substrate-binding protein, which produces MKTILTAAVTAAAGFALVGEAAATEWNVSVWGKRRAFTEHVEKLAELVSDKTNGEFTLNISYGGLSKNKENLDGISIGAFEMAQFCAGYHRDKNPSITVLELPFLGVNTLEEEVAVSHAVYGHEAAQKDLARWNAKLLMTSPMPQYNIVGTGEPRDAVAEFKDMRVRATGGIGKAFSAVGAVPTSVTATEAYNAMESGVVDTVAFAQHAHLAFGTINRAEWWTANLNPGTVNCPVVVNTDAYEALSDAERTALDSSVDEAISHYLANYGALLEKWDAVLEEKGVTKVMLPEAELAAFRATAADPIREQWIKDMEAQGIPGQELYDLVVKTLEDTRAGN